AGTAACTTTTATTAATGACCACAGGTGTATTAAATAAATAGCCACAATAAAATtggtgaaagagaaataataatcaaagaataatatttttcttctctagaaACTTTTTTAGAGCCTCTTGGACATCTTTGTTCCTCAGAGAGTAAATCAAAGGATTCAACATGGGAGTGACTAGGGAGTAACATAAGGATGCCACTTTACTCAGCTCAGGAAATCTGTCAGGAGTGAGATACATAAAAAAGACAGCACCATACAGCACACTCACAACTCCCAGGTGAGAGCTGCAGGTGGAGAAGGCCTTCTTACGTCCCTCAGTAGAGTGTATCTTTAGAACTGTGGACACAATATACATGTAAGATACTATAATGACTATGATAGTAGGCAAGATAATAATACATGATAAGGAAAAAGATATCATTCTATGGATAAAGAGATCAGAACAAAACAGTCTCTGAAGTGGGCGAGAATCACAGTAAAAGTGGTCAACAGCCCGAGAAGCGCAAAAAGATAAAGTAAATGTCATGCTAGTCTGAATAACTGAGCTAATGCAGCCACAAAAATAGGAACCAGCCACCAACTGAGTACACAGACGTGTGGACATTTGAACAGAGTAGAGCAGAGGGTTGCAGATGGCAATAAAGCGGTCATAAGCCATGGCCGCCAGGAGAAATCCCTCAGTCACAATGAAGAGGGCAAAGAGAAAGAGCTGGGCCACACAGCCTGCAAAGGAGATAGACTTGTTTTCAGACCAGAAGTTGATCATAGCCTTGGGTGCAATAACAGATgaatagaaaagatcaatgaagGAGAGATTGCCTAGGAAAAAATACATTGGTGTGTTCAGCCGAGGATCAGTCATAATAATGGTCATCATCCCAACATTCCCTAGAAGGATCAtggcataaacaaacaaaaatagcaggAAGAGGAGAATGTGGAGCTCTGGGTGTACCCTGAAGCCTGCAAGAATGAAGTCAGTCATTTCTGAGTGATTGCTTGTTCCCCTGTCACCCATGGTAGAAACCTGTTGAGAGGCACAGGGCAAAATATACAAATGAACTCTTGGTTTGGATCCTAGCATTACAAACAATCTCTTACGGTATTAGGATTtacaaagctatttttaaattaatgttattattaattttagcCTCATAAGTATACTGTGACTTAAAGCCAATCAATTGCTGTTGAAACCAAAGATTAGTTGCATTTCTTAATTCTTTAAGTGTTAGAGTTAGGTTTTTTGCCTCTGCATCTAATACAATGCCTTTCTACCCAAATGCCTTTCACATTTCCAAGTACCACTTCTTTATACATTTCCCACTCATGATTCACACAATAACTTCAACATCATGAAGCAGTGACTGGAAGAGAGcacaattaatttaataaatgacTTTGGGAAGCACATTAGTTAGTTTGGGTTGGGAGATATTTGGGGTTTTAATAGTCAAGTTTAGGAAAACAGAGACTTAATTTGGAGTACCAACAAATATAAAGGAAGTgactgagttaaaaaaaaaaaaactacttgagAAGTGCAATTACCTTTCACAAGTCATGGAAACTGGATTCTGATGGAAGTTATGTATACCCACTAAGATAAAAGGTGTGCGCAACCAAGCACAAAATTATTACTACTCATATTCAAGAATTTCTGTCCCAGATGGGCCATCAAAGCACTTTCATAAAGAAAACTTCCCTTCATTTCTTGATCCCAAGACTTGGAGatctttaacttttaagttcatggGTGCAAGTGCacgtttgtcacataggtaaatttgtgtcatggggttttgcTGTACAGATCATTTAATCACcagggtattaagcctagtacccattagttatttttcctgatcctctccctcctcccaccttccaccctgcaaaaggctccagtgtgtgtttttcccctctatgtgtccatgtgacTTGCAGTTCTTTAAAAAGAGATCTACAGTAGAACTCTTCCACAGATAAAAGAGTTACTTTAGAAATTAATACTGCAAAGGATACATATGGGGGCATTGCTGATTACACTTTTATTTGCCCTGAATACAACTTTTGTAGCCATTATTAACTCATTACTGCTCAAATAGATTTTTTAACTTCGTATGTTAACAATACAAGCCACTCTTTCTCTGTCCTAAGGGCTTTGTGTGCATGATTCTGTCtaggtaaaaataataacaaatatgtaTATGGCATtttttatgtgccagacacttttcTAAATGCTTTCATAGTAGCTCATTTAATCCATACAATAATAACATTAGGTGGTTATTATTATATTCCCAAgtttacagatgagtaaattgaGGTACAGAGAAATGAAGTCTGCTGAAATTCACTTACTTGAGTCAGAATCAAGATTTGAAGCCAGGAAAACTGGCTCCAGAATCCATGCTTTTAATCATCATTAATGATTAATCACTGTACTATATCAACTTTAAATAAAGGACCCTTCCTGTTCCCCTACCTTACTTCTGCTTGTACTTTAGAGTGTAGTTAAAAtttcatatttccaaataaaatctcTAATTCTTCAACCTGGGTCAAAACATCTCATCCAAAGATAATTTGAAGAGACCAACTGCCACCATATTTTAATATTGAGATTACATATTAATTATTCTTCACTTGACAATAACTTAAGACAAAATTCAATTTGTTCTCCATATATTGTCAGCATAACGTTATGTGTCTGGTAAATGGcagttaatacatatttattatagataAAAGTTGAATGATAATGATCatgcagaaacagagaaaaatataaaaactatccATCCAATACTGCAGTGGTTAGTATGGGTTTTAGGTTTAAATAAATCTAGGCTCCAGTTCTGCTTCTCTCACTTTCTAAATgggatcttggacaagttacttatgCGCTCTCTCTATGCTACTGTATTCTCATATATAAAGTGGAAATAAGAGTCCTCAAAGTTTTCTTGGGAATAGAAAATGACATATGTATGTAAATCACTTAGCACCATTTATGGTAAACtaagtattcagtaaatgttagccattatttttattaacttttcagTGCTCAGTCCCACTATTCATACCAAATAGTGCTTATTAGGTTGAAAACCAATAATATATATGGTCGTTTTTGGACAAAACATTCTCAGTTGAGGGGAAGAATCAATCTGTTAAAAGTTTAGAGAGATGAAGAACTCTTGGAAAAATGGAGTATTTTGCCTGAGAAAAAAGATTATTAAGAGAAAAGCTGCATAAGATGTTATCATTATTTAAGACTGtattaaatgttgaaaataaaatattcacccGTTTTATCAAAAATTAAAGATGTAAGTAATTAAGAAGTAGTAAGAGCTTACATTAGATTGCACTTAGGGTCTGGAAAGATGTGAGACATTTAAGAAGTGAAAGAAAGCTGACTGAAGTCAGcatgaaaaatcattttttgaaaaataatatatatcatttatcttcattttattctcaTCTAGAAGCAAAACAGATTACTTTAATCTCTAAGATTTATTTCTATCaaactcatttcaacattataatttaatattattattaatagtaattatTCCTCACTTGACAATAATATCCTTAACATCAAACTCAGCTTGTTTGCTGCGTATTGTCAACATAATGTTCTGAATCTAGTGAATGACAATAATTCAATACATATTATTACGTAGAAAAAAGCTGAATGATAATGAGTATGTGGAATCAGAGaatgtaaaaaaacaaatttattaaaataaatttatatcatAAATGTTATAAACATTGTAAcattataaatgttaataaatgcaTTGCTGATGACATTTTTTACCTGGAAAAGGGAGTTATTCCCGCAGAAGCCAACAACAAGTAGTCAgtttgtgacttatttttcaaaaacttacaggttttaaaagttacttttacCTTGTATTGTTTAGTAACTTGTCAGATTCTGGTAAAAATCAATCAGCAGAGTTCCAATGTTTTCctctgtttattgttttaattctAGAAAGGATAAACATAAAGTTAATTAATGACTGTCATAATTATAAGTactgaaaaataattactttgaaataaaatgaatcatTCCCCACAAATCCACATTTATTATTACAGTTTTAGATTCTTCCCATAGATAAATGTGGCTTATGTGCCTCATTGTtctattttaaagtctttttttcagTAGTTGATTTCCTGAAAAGTTTTATAGTCCTTTTTAGAAGAGAGTCAAGGTGAATTTTTCAAATCATGTTCTGCCAAAACTGAAGTGATTCCAGGAACAAAAATCTATAGATAAGCAAAGTGAACCTGAGGAATCAATGCACAAGATATTATCTATcctgaattctcagaaacttgtatGCTTTCAAGGCAAGAGGA
The Pan troglodytes isolate AG18354 chromosome 10, NHGRI_mPanTro3-v2.0_pri, whole genome shotgun sequence genome window above contains:
- the OR9K2 gene encoding olfactory receptor 9K2; the encoded protein is MGDRGTSNHSEMTDFILAGFRVHPELHILLFLLFLFVYAMILLGNVGMMTIIMTDPRLNTPMYFFLGNLSFIDLFYSSVIAPKAMINFWSENKSISFAGCVAQLFLFALFIVTEGFLLAAMAYDRFIAICNPLLYSVQMSTRLCTQLVAGSYFCGCISSVIQTSMTFTLSFCASRAVDHFYCDSRPLQRLFCSDLFIHRMISFSLSCIIILPTIIVIIVSYMYIVSTVLKIHSTEGRKKAFSTCSSHLGVVSVLYGAVFFMYLTPDRFPELSKVASLCYSLVTPMLNPLIYSLRNKDVQEALKKFLEKKNIIL